In Finegoldia magna ATCC 53516, a genomic segment contains:
- the der gene encoding ribosome biogenesis GTPase Der: MAKPVVAIVGRANVGKSTLFNKLIKKRIAITQDDPGVTRDRLYMEAEWQNKYFTVVDTGGLEPKSNEIITKNIKKQTELAIETADVILFMVDGKQGITPIDMEVADMLRRTKKSVILVVNKIDHIKQQDNVYDFYNLGFYEIFPISASNSMGLGDLLEAVVSKFDDNSNTESDDDITKVCLIGKPNVGKSSLINNLLNEERMIVTDIAGTTRDAIDSKINYKGNEYIFIDTAGLRKRRKIDTEVERYSVVRTLSAIDRSDICVLMIDATEGVSEQDTKILGYAHDQGKAMIILVNKWDLVEKQTNTMNDFKKDIRTKLGFVMYVPIVFISVKENKRIDTLFTEIEKVDNNYSMRISTGVLNDVISKAVLLNPPPSDKGVRLKIFYITQIEARPPKFLVFINRNDLMHFSYQRYIENQLRENFSFEGVPLQFEFKTRGK, encoded by the coding sequence ATGGCAAAACCAGTTGTTGCTATTGTAGGAAGAGCTAATGTAGGAAAATCTACATTATTCAATAAATTAATTAAGAAAAGAATCGCCATCACTCAAGATGATCCAGGTGTTACAAGAGACAGATTGTATATGGAAGCTGAGTGGCAAAATAAATATTTTACAGTTGTAGATACGGGTGGTTTGGAACCAAAAAGTAATGAAATCATTACTAAAAATATTAAAAAACAAACAGAACTTGCTATTGAAACTGCAGATGTTATTTTGTTTATGGTTGACGGTAAACAAGGCATCACTCCAATTGATATGGAAGTTGCCGATATGCTTAGAAGAACTAAAAAAAGCGTAATTTTAGTTGTAAATAAAATCGATCACATCAAACAACAGGACAATGTATATGATTTTTATAATCTAGGATTTTATGAAATATTTCCAATAAGTGCTTCAAATTCTATGGGGCTTGGAGATTTATTAGAGGCTGTTGTTTCAAAATTTGATGATAATTCAAATACAGAATCTGATGATGATATTACCAAAGTATGTCTAATAGGAAAGCCAAATGTTGGTAAAAGTTCTTTGATTAATAACTTATTAAACGAAGAAAGAATGATAGTTACAGATATTGCAGGAACGACAAGAGATGCCATAGATTCCAAGATTAATTACAAGGGAAATGAGTATATATTCATAGATACAGCAGGTCTAAGAAAAAGAAGAAAGATTGACACAGAAGTTGAGAGATATTCTGTTGTTAGAACTTTATCAGCAATTGATAGGTCTGATATTTGCGTTCTAATGATAGATGCCACTGAAGGTGTTAGCGAACAGGATACGAAAATCTTAGGATATGCTCATGATCAAGGTAAAGCTATGATAATTCTTGTGAATAAATGGGATCTTGTTGAAAAACAAACTAACACTATGAATGATTTCAAAAAAGATATACGTACTAAATTGGGATTTGTTATGTATGTTCCTATTGTGTTCATAAGTGTAAAAGAAAACAAAAGAATAGATACGTTGTTTACTGAAATCGAAAAAGTAGATAATAATTATTCTATGAGAATTAGCACAGGTGTTTTGAATGATGTAATATCAAAAGCTGTTTTATTAAATCCACCACCATCAGATAAAGGTGTTCGTTTAAAAATCTTTTATATTACTCAGATAGAAGCCAGACCACCGAAATTTTTGGTGTTCATAAATAGAAATGATTTGATGCATTTTTCATATCAAAGATATATCGAAAATCAGCTAAGAGAAAACTTTAGCTTTGAAGGTGTTCCTTTGCAATTTGAATTTAAGACTAGGGGAAAATAG
- the glyA gene encoding serine hydroxymethyltransferase, whose product MNNCRQNLENFDPEVFGHLNDEIKRQEEHIELIASENFVSKAVLETMGTELTNKYAEGYPGKRYYGGCEHVDKIEQLAIDRLKELFNADHANVQPHCGANANIAVYVAVLKPGDTVLGMRLTEGGHLTHGSPVNMSGKFYNFVDYGVDPETETIDYENVRELALKHKPKLIVAGASAYPRVIDFKKFREIADEVGAYLMVDMAHIAGLVATGDHPSPVPYADFVTTTTHKTLRGPRGGAILCKEEHKKLLDKSVFPGFQGGPLEHIIAAKAVCFKEDLQPEFKEYTHQILKNAKAMEKVFLDNDVRLVSGGTDNHLLLIDCRSFDMTGKEAEALLSEVNITTNKNTIPNDPETPFVTSGIRIGTPAITTRGLKEAEAAKVAEFMLDALKKRRPAEEIKKDVVELMKQFPINR is encoded by the coding sequence ATGAATAATTGTAGACAAAATTTAGAGAATTTTGACCCAGAGGTATTTGGACATCTAAATGATGAAATCAAAAGACAAGAAGAACATATCGAATTGATAGCTTCTGAAAACTTTGTTTCAAAAGCAGTACTTGAAACTATGGGTACTGAATTAACTAACAAGTATGCTGAAGGATATCCTGGTAAAAGATATTACGGCGGTTGTGAACATGTTGATAAAATCGAACAATTAGCTATAGATAGATTAAAAGAATTATTTAATGCAGATCATGCTAACGTTCAACCTCACTGTGGAGCAAATGCTAATATTGCTGTTTATGTTGCAGTTTTAAAACCTGGAGATACAGTATTAGGTATGAGATTAACAGAAGGTGGACACTTAACTCACGGATCACCAGTAAATATGTCTGGTAAATTCTATAATTTCGTAGATTACGGTGTAGATCCTGAAACTGAAACTATCGATTATGAAAACGTTCGTGAATTAGCTTTAAAACACAAACCAAAATTAATCGTTGCTGGTGCTTCTGCATATCCAAGAGTTATAGATTTCAAAAAATTTAGAGAAATTGCAGATGAAGTTGGCGCTTATTTAATGGTAGATATGGCTCACATTGCTGGGTTAGTAGCTACTGGAGATCATCCAAGTCCAGTTCCTTATGCAGATTTTGTAACTACAACTACACACAAAACATTAAGAGGACCAAGAGGTGGGGCAATCCTTTGTAAGGAAGAACATAAAAAATTACTAGATAAATCAGTGTTCCCAGGATTCCAAGGTGGCCCATTAGAACACATTATCGCAGCAAAAGCAGTTTGCTTCAAAGAAGATTTACAACCAGAATTTAAAGAATACACTCATCAAATTTTGAAGAATGCAAAAGCAATGGAAAAAGTATTCTTAGATAACGATGTAAGATTAGTTTCTGGTGGTACAGATAACCACTTACTATTAATCGACTGCAGAAGCTTTGATATGACTGGTAAAGAAGCTGAAGCATTATTGAGCGAAGTAAATATTACAACTAATAAGAACACTATTCCAAATGATCCTGAAACACCATTTGTAACTAGTGGTATCAGAATTGGTACACCAGCTATTACAACTAGAGGATTAAAAGAAGCAGAAGCTGCAAAAGTAGCAGAATTTATGTTAGACGCATTAAAGAAACGTAGACCTGCTGAAGAAATCAAAAAAGATGTTGTAGAATTGATGAAACAATTCCCAATCAATAGATAA
- a CDS encoding SoxR reducing system RseC family protein: protein MAKEGMVIKTESTKASVLITRKGACGGEGCSKCSGCEHQTQVIECANYISAKVGDRVQISGDDSSMLKYTALLYLVPLTFFLIALISSYSILENKIGNFELASFGIGLVGLSIGYIIVKFIDKKFVDKDLVHITKIIGGLYE, encoded by the coding sequence TTGGCAAAAGAAGGAATGGTTATAAAAACTGAATCTACTAAAGCATCTGTTCTAATTACTAGAAAAGGAGCTTGTGGTGGTGAAGGTTGTAGCAAATGTTCAGGTTGTGAACATCAAACACAAGTTATAGAATGTGCAAACTATATAAGTGCAAAGGTAGGAGATAGAGTCCAAATTTCAGGTGATGATTCTTCTATGCTTAAATATACTGCATTGTTGTATTTAGTGCCTTTAACATTTTTCCTAATTGCTCTTATATCTTCCTATTCTATTTTGGAAAATAAAATAGGAAATTTCGAATTAGCATCTTTTGGTATAGGGCTAGTAGGATTATCAATTGGCTATATAATTGTAAAATTTATAGATAAAAAATTTGTTGATAAGGACTTAGTTCATATCACGAAAATAATTGGAGGTTTGTATGAATAA
- a CDS encoding tRNA threonylcarbamoyladenosine dehydratase, translating to MDKRFERTKLLIGENDLENIINSKVAVIGCGGVGGFVIEALARCGVGTLAIVDYDTIDITNINRQIIALEDTVGNYKVDEFEKRIHRINPNCKVIKFREKFDNSTVDLFNLKDYNYVIDAIDLISAKLDLAEYCYKNDIKLISSMGAGSKLNPFLFRITDIKKTHTCPMAKVMRKELKRRNVDKLTCIWSDEQRSGEVLSSNGRNAPASISFVPSCVGLMIASYVIKELR from the coding sequence ATGGATAAAAGATTTGAAAGAACAAAACTTCTAATAGGTGAAAATGACCTAGAAAATATCATCAACTCCAAAGTAGCTGTTATTGGCTGCGGTGGAGTTGGAGGTTTTGTAATAGAAGCTTTGGCTAGATGTGGAGTAGGAACATTAGCAATAGTAGATTATGATACTATCGATATAACAAACATCAATCGCCAAATTATAGCTTTGGAAGATACTGTTGGAAATTATAAGGTAGATGAATTTGAAAAAAGAATTCACAGAATTAATCCGAATTGCAAAGTTATTAAATTTAGGGAAAAGTTTGATAATTCTACTGTTGATTTATTTAATCTTAAAGATTATAATTATGTTATAGACGCTATTGATTTAATATCAGCGAAGCTAGATTTGGCTGAGTATTGTTATAAAAACGATATTAAGTTGATAAGTTCTATGGGTGCGGGATCGAAACTAAATCCTTTTCTTTTTAGAATTACGGATATTAAAAAGACCCACACTTGTCCAATGGCTAAAGTAATGAGAAAAGAGTTAAAAAGAAGAAACGTTGACAAACTTACATGCATTTGGTCTGATGAACAAAGGTCAGGAGAAGTTCTATCTTCAAATGGAAGAAATGCTCCGGCAAGTATAAGCTTTGTACCTTCATGTGTCGGGCTTATGATTGCATCGTATGTTATTAAAGAATTGAGGTAA
- the aspS gene encoding aspartate--tRNA ligase: MNSMGNLRRTHMCGELRLSDVNKEVILMGWVQKERNLGSLIFIDLRDNTGITQIAIKDNNKEIFDKAKDVKSEYVLCVKGDVRERESKNNNIPTGEIEVIANELIVLDTANVPPIYIKDDDNAQEAVRLKYRYLDLRKPKLQNNLKLRAKTNKLIRDYLDENGFYEIETPFLGKPTPEGARDYLVASRVNEHSFYALPQSPQLMKQLLMISGMDRYYQIVKCFRDEDLRANRQPEFTQVDMEMSFVDQEDVMTLNEGLIKKLFKEIRGIDIPTPIKRMTYAEAMERYGCDKPDLRFGFELKNITELVKDSEFKVFSSCNDKNKSVRCINIGNYESEYSRKKIDKLEKFVKEYGAKGLSWIRVHDGEIQSSIKKFLSDEEMNSIIESTKEDENALIFILADKNDVVFNGLSALRNKIARDMNLVDNDTFEFVWIVDFPLFEFDEEENRFVAMHHPFTMPKEEDIQYLLTDKEKVRAKAYDIVCNGDEIGGGSIRINNSDLQKKMFEALELTEEMIENKFGFFVEAFNYGTPPHGGLAYGMDRLMMLLVGTDNIKDVIAFPKTQSATDLLTGAPSNVDEKQLKEIHIKLD, encoded by the coding sequence ATGAATAGTATGGGAAATCTTAGACGTACTCACATGTGTGGGGAGTTGAGATTAAGTGATGTAAACAAAGAAGTCATTCTTATGGGATGGGTTCAAAAAGAAAGAAATTTAGGATCGCTTATCTTTATAGATTTGAGAGATAATACAGGAATAACTCAAATAGCTATAAAAGACAATAATAAAGAAATTTTCGATAAAGCAAAAGATGTTAAAAGCGAGTATGTTTTATGTGTAAAAGGTGATGTTAGAGAAAGAGAATCAAAAAACAACAACATTCCTACTGGAGAAATTGAAGTTATAGCTAATGAACTAATTGTTTTGGATACAGCGAATGTTCCTCCAATTTACATTAAAGATGATGATAATGCTCAAGAAGCTGTTAGGTTAAAGTACAGATATTTGGATTTAAGAAAACCTAAATTACAAAATAATTTAAAATTAAGAGCCAAAACTAATAAATTAATTCGTGATTATTTAGATGAAAATGGATTTTATGAAATTGAAACTCCGTTTTTAGGAAAGCCAACTCCAGAAGGAGCTAGAGATTATTTGGTTGCAAGTAGAGTAAATGAACACAGTTTCTACGCACTGCCACAATCACCACAGTTAATGAAGCAACTTCTTATGATTAGTGGAATGGACAGATACTACCAAATCGTTAAATGTTTCAGAGATGAAGATTTGAGAGCAAATAGACAACCGGAGTTCACTCAAGTGGATATGGAAATGAGTTTTGTTGATCAAGAAGATGTAATGACATTGAATGAAGGCTTGATTAAAAAACTTTTCAAAGAAATTAGAGGAATTGATATTCCAACTCCTATTAAGAGAATGACTTACGCAGAAGCTATGGAAAGATATGGATGCGATAAGCCAGATTTGAGATTTGGATTTGAATTGAAAAATATCACTGAATTAGTAAAAGATTCAGAATTCAAAGTATTCTCAAGTTGTAATGATAAAAACAAAAGCGTTAGATGTATCAATATTGGGAATTATGAAAGTGAATACTCACGTAAAAAAATCGACAAATTAGAAAAATTTGTAAAAGAATACGGTGCTAAAGGTTTAAGTTGGATAAGAGTTCACGATGGAGAAATTCAATCTTCAATTAAAAAATTCTTATCTGATGAAGAAATGAATTCGATAATTGAATCTACAAAAGAAGACGAAAATGCTTTAATATTTATACTAGCAGACAAAAATGATGTTGTATTTAATGGATTAAGTGCATTAAGAAACAAAATTGCAAGAGATATGAATTTGGTTGACAATGATACATTCGAATTTGTTTGGATAGTTGATTTCCCATTATTTGAATTCGACGAAGAAGAAAACAGATTTGTAGCAATGCATCACCCATTTACAATGCCAAAAGAAGAAGACATTCAATATTTGTTAACTGACAAGGAAAAAGTAAGAGCTAAAGCTTACGATATTGTATGTAATGGAGACGAAATCGGTGGAGGTTCTATAAGAATTAACAATTCTGATTTACAAAAGAAAATGTTCGAAGCATTAGAATTAACTGAAGAAATGATTGAAAACAAATTTGGTTTCTTTGTAGAAGCTTTTAACTATGGAACACCTCCACATGGTGGATTAGCGTATGGTATGGATCGACTTATGATGTTATTAGTTGGAACTGATAATATCAAAGATGTTATAGCATTCCCTAAAACACAATCTGCTACAGATTTATTAACTGGTGCTCCATCAAATGTTGACGAGAAACAACTTAAAGAAATTCACATCAAATTAGATTAG
- the murJ gene encoding murein biosynthesis integral membrane protein MurJ, whose protein sequence is MKKTAIILMIITLLSKVLGLVRETTLAYFFPTNGPVANAFLVSQILPITIVSLFSAGISTSFIPIYNKIVHEKGKEEGDIFTSNINNIVVIIILALIVILEIFTPSVIKIFAPGFTGYTKELTIKFMRLTLLSMIPSIMSCVFKGYLNANNHFVVQNLQGFIMNFFIILALVISNKYDNNMIVGIGLLLGNALQYLPYIFITKRKNFKYHKILDFSDKNVKMIVLLSIPIILGVSVNQINVMVDKSIASTVSANGIPILNYASRLIEFVTGIVIANISVIVYPELSRNFIANDLNKMKDSIMKSMSMICILVIPATIGLLVLSYPITKMLFFRGAFTMNDVDMTSVCMFFYALGIIGTAIRDILSKSFYAMNDTKTPTINSVIMVAINIIGNIILSRIFGLVGLAVATSFANLIGAIMIIMRLHKKIGDFSSTKSSFVNIFKMLISSLIMGALAYITFKTTNIRFSNTLSLMMSIIVAGISYLSCILIFKVEELNEIIAFYKNRRKK, encoded by the coding sequence ATGAAAAAGACTGCCATTATATTGATGATAATTACACTACTATCAAAAGTCTTAGGATTAGTAAGAGAAACTACACTGGCATATTTTTTTCCTACAAATGGGCCGGTTGCCAACGCATTTTTGGTTTCACAAATACTGCCGATTACAATAGTAAGCTTGTTTTCAGCAGGAATTTCAACTTCTTTTATTCCTATATACAATAAAATAGTACACGAAAAGGGAAAGGAAGAAGGCGATATTTTTACATCAAATATCAACAATATAGTTGTTATTATAATATTAGCATTAATAGTAATACTGGAGATTTTTACACCATCTGTAATTAAAATTTTTGCTCCAGGATTTACTGGATATACAAAAGAATTAACTATAAAATTCATGCGATTGACTTTATTGTCAATGATACCGTCCATAATGTCATGTGTATTCAAGGGATATTTGAATGCGAATAATCATTTTGTAGTTCAAAATTTACAAGGTTTTATAATGAATTTCTTCATTATACTTGCTCTTGTCATTTCCAATAAATACGATAATAATATGATAGTTGGAATTGGTTTGCTATTGGGAAATGCACTCCAATATTTGCCTTACATATTTATAACGAAAAGAAAGAATTTTAAATATCATAAGATTTTAGATTTTTCAGATAAAAATGTAAAGATGATTGTTCTTTTATCAATTCCGATAATTTTAGGAGTATCGGTAAATCAAATCAATGTTATGGTAGATAAGTCGATAGCATCTACAGTTTCAGCTAATGGTATTCCAATTCTAAATTATGCATCAAGGCTTATTGAATTTGTAACTGGTATTGTTATAGCAAATATTTCTGTAATTGTGTATCCTGAATTGTCTAGAAATTTTATCGCTAATGATTTGAATAAAATGAAAGATAGCATAATGAAATCAATGTCTATGATTTGTATTTTAGTAATCCCAGCGACAATAGGACTTTTGGTATTATCTTATCCTATTACTAAGATGCTATTCTTTAGGGGAGCTTTCACAATGAATGATGTTGATATGACATCAGTTTGTATGTTCTTCTACGCTTTGGGAATCATAGGGACTGCTATCAGAGATATTTTGTCGAAATCATTTTATGCCATGAATGATACAAAAACTCCTACGATTAATTCTGTTATTATGGTTGCTATAAATATAATAGGAAATATTATTTTATCAAGAATTTTTGGCTTAGTAGGATTAGCAGTAGCAACAAGTTTTGCAAATCTAATTGGAGCAATAATGATAATAATGAGATTACACAAAAAAATTGGAGATTTTAGCTCTACAAAATCATCATTTGTAAATATTTTTAAGATGTTGATTTCATCGTTGATAATGGGAGCTTTAGCTTATATTACATTTAAAACGACAAATATTAGATTTTCAAATACATTATCATTAATGATGTCTATAATTGTTGCAGGAATTAGTTATTTGAGTTGTATTTTAATTTTTAAGGTCGAAGAACTAAACGAAATTATCGCTTTTTATAAGAACAGAAGAAAAAAATAG
- a CDS encoding helix-turn-helix domain-containing protein, which produces MNIKLLVKKMDELVDSSDINIINDIDNISLNCISDQKNTLSIMEYDKNIICPKNSNILFFKAEDEIIENENANIIYSKEDDIFKVYEIVNGFLREHSEFYNRIYNTISNREAVNNLLLIIKDYFDVNVCLLNSNKKLLLNTFDFSTIKKIYPLEIKKKSLSKLYGYLAFETIEDEYEFEFRKISKIISTYIYNNVNGLINSKEDIYSTIKNLISGNITEKDEENIANIGWKTDDNYDINVIKIEGGLFKYQDMFSHGNRFVLDYPMYMYSVLQEGYLVLLTNNKIKDVSSVKTNLNFFTEKYDLKSIKLSLKNNLFNLKKAYDLSRRILENNIELTENINDNCCKIIYDLVCLDSEIEILVPEFIYKLKYDDINNGTDLLRTLYFYLVEERSLIKASQRLNVHRNSIVYRINKINELVDINLDCYKARKNIISALEIIDRLDNTLKITEEDI; this is translated from the coding sequence ATGAATATAAAGTTATTGGTAAAAAAAATGGATGAGTTGGTTGACTCTTCGGACATAAATATAATAAACGATATCGACAATATATCGTTAAATTGTATTTCCGATCAGAAAAACACACTATCCATAATGGAATATGACAAAAATATTATTTGTCCTAAAAATTCTAATATTCTTTTTTTTAAAGCAGAAGATGAAATCATAGAAAACGAAAATGCAAATATTATTTATTCAAAAGAAGATGATATTTTCAAAGTTTACGAAATTGTGAATGGATTTTTGCGAGAGCATTCCGAGTTCTATAATAGAATTTACAATACAATTTCAAACCGTGAGGCCGTTAATAATTTGCTTTTAATCATAAAAGATTATTTTGATGTAAATGTATGCCTGTTGAACTCAAACAAAAAGTTGTTGCTAAATACATTTGATTTTTCAACTATAAAAAAGATTTATCCGTTGGAAATAAAAAAGAAAAGCTTGAGCAAATTGTACGGATATCTCGCTTTTGAAACTATTGAAGATGAATATGAATTTGAATTCAGAAAAATTTCCAAAATAATTTCAACATATATTTATAACAATGTAAACGGGCTGATAAATTCGAAAGAAGACATATACAGCACCATTAAGAATTTGATTTCTGGAAATATTACAGAAAAAGACGAAGAAAATATCGCAAATATAGGTTGGAAAACAGATGACAATTACGATATTAATGTAATTAAAATCGAAGGTGGTTTATTCAAATACCAAGACATGTTCTCACATGGTAATAGATTTGTTTTGGATTATCCAATGTATATGTATTCTGTATTGCAAGAAGGATACCTTGTGTTATTGACTAATAATAAAATTAAAGATGTTTCGTCAGTAAAGACAAACCTAAACTTTTTTACTGAAAAATACGACTTAAAAAGCATTAAATTATCACTAAAAAACAACCTGTTCAATTTGAAAAAAGCTTATGATTTATCCAGAAGAATTTTAGAAAACAATATAGAATTAACTGAAAACATAAACGATAATTGCTGTAAAATCATCTATGATTTGGTATGCTTGGATTCTGAAATAGAAATATTAGTTCCGGAATTTATCTACAAACTAAAATATGACGATATAAATAACGGGACAGACCTTCTTAGAACATTATACTTTTACCTTGTAGAAGAACGTTCATTAATTAAAGCATCTCAAAGACTGAATGTTCACAGAAACTCCATTGTTTATAGAATAAATAAAATTAATGAATTGGTGGATATTAATTTGGATTGTTACAAAGCAAGAAAAAACATAATAAGCGCTTTGGAAATAATTGACAGATTAGACAACACTCTAAAAATAACAGAAGAAGACATTTAA
- a CDS encoding tetratricopeptide repeat protein, whose protein sequence is MINKIDKYFSKFMNQLVYVNLLESNDYIDKDIPLPVLEKDLLDGVKNNDFVKNFDLELIIKGMIYNIAYDRTFKYCVNYTDIMYNIFPDIEKSIISMGVEKISDPKQAVIYFRTNDILKSDIADNAYYYAYCLRLMALEDEFNSSIFIEEAFRVLNENVANFPDFFLNYVELANLELLNHNYIKAYDYLKNTHKMATCPNDYDEKRVLIVINEVERLMEDIKPLRDLDFATNLINSKPQKALEIFQELEKTSRIVYLMGKCYLNLNDLNKAIEYFEKAENMGFDHVDLYNDMSVAYFNDYDFEKSIQVLNRGLKIHKDNEILLYNKAVIELNSNRVAKAQDTLSTLVSYDDVHEDIFNMAMQLLQKIEEDN, encoded by the coding sequence ATGATTAATAAGATTGACAAATATTTCAGTAAATTTATGAATCAATTGGTTTATGTGAATTTATTAGAATCAAATGATTACATTGACAAAGATATTCCACTACCTGTTTTAGAAAAAGATTTACTAGATGGAGTCAAGAACAATGATTTCGTCAAAAATTTTGATTTGGAATTAATAATTAAAGGCATGATTTATAACATAGCTTACGATAGAACATTCAAATATTGTGTAAACTACACAGATATTATGTACAATATTTTCCCTGATATTGAAAAATCGATAATATCTATGGGAGTTGAAAAAATTTCAGATCCAAAACAAGCTGTTATTTATTTTAGAACAAATGATATATTAAAATCGGATATTGCAGATAATGCGTATTATTATGCGTACTGTTTAAGATTAATGGCGTTAGAAGATGAGTTTAATTCTAGTATTTTTATTGAAGAAGCTTTCAGAGTTTTAAATGAAAATGTTGCGAATTTTCCTGATTTCTTCTTAAATTATGTAGAACTTGCAAACTTAGAATTACTAAATCATAATTATATAAAAGCTTATGATTACTTAAAAAATACACACAAGATGGCAACTTGTCCTAACGATTACGATGAAAAAAGAGTATTAATTGTCATCAATGAAGTTGAACGTTTAATGGAGGATATAAAGCCTCTTAGAGATTTGGACTTTGCGACTAATTTAATTAATTCAAAACCACAAAAAGCTCTTGAAATTTTCCAAGAACTTGAAAAGACTTCTAGAATTGTTTATTTAATGGGTAAATGTTACTTGAATTTGAATGATTTGAATAAAGCTATAGAATATTTTGAAAAAGCAGAGAATATGGGATTTGATCATGTTGATTTGTATAATGATATGTCTGTGGCTTACTTCAACGATTATGATTTTGAAAAATCAATTCAAGTTTTAAATCGTGGACTCAAAATTCATAAAGACAATGAAATTTTATTGTACAATAAAGCTGTTATTGAACTAAACTCAAATAGAGTTGCAAAAGCACAGGATACATTATCAACTTTGGTTTCTTATGATGATGTTCACGAAGATATTTTTAATATGGCAATGCAATTATTGCAAAAAATAGAAGAAGACAATTAA